One window of the Mixophyes fleayi isolate aMixFle1 chromosome 6, aMixFle1.hap1, whole genome shotgun sequence genome contains the following:
- the PDRG1 gene encoding p53 and DNA damage-regulated protein 1, producing MDEYGEPDRVLAYLQEVEGRAEDVLVDRRQIVDLDMKRNQNREALRALSRDNTQGPVTVCFGSMFINLPKDKTKEMIQRDQDQLDAEINKLHSQLKLKVNQLYEAQGKPELKGFNLTPLDPDEMKAINKVLKRGV from the exons ATGGACGAGTACGGCGAGCCGGACAGAGTGCTGGCATACCTCCAGGAGGTGGAGGGGAGAGCTGAGGATGTGCTAGTGGACAGGCGGCAG aTTGTGGACCTGGACATGAAGAGAAATCAGAATAGAGAAGCTCTAAGAGCCCTCAGCAGAGACAACACTCAGG GTCCGGTGACTGTTTGCTTTGGCAGTATGTTTATAAATCTCCCAAAAGATAAAACCAAGGAAATGATTCAGCGAG ATCAGGACCAACTGGATGCAGAAATAAACAAACTTCACTCACAGCTGAAATTAAAAGTGAACCAGTTATATGAGGCACAAG GTAAACCAGAGCTGAAAGGTTTTAACCTGACTCCACTGGATCCGGATGAAATGAAAGCCATTAATAAAGTGTTGAAAAGAGGAGTGTAA